A genomic region of Vigna radiata var. radiata cultivar VC1973A unplaced genomic scaffold, Vradiata_ver6 scaffold_239, whole genome shotgun sequence contains the following coding sequences:
- the LOC106779071 gene encoding autophagy-related protein 18d isoform X2, translating into MLSGSPTQGMFSNSRIGNSESPNSGASSSFTQPIVDMSENDETELLSITWNQDYRCFAAGTNHGFRIYNCKPCKETFRRDMKVGGFKIVEMLFHCNILALVGAVTNSHYPPNKVLIWDDYQSRSMCEFTFRSEVRGVKLRRDRIAVVLEHKIYVYSFTDLKLLHEIETLANPRGLCCLSHHSNTFVLVCPGLNKGQVRVEHFGLNVTKLISAHDSQIACFTLTLDGLLLATASITGTLIRIFNTMDGTQLQEVRRGADRAEINSIAFSPNVQWLAASSDKGTVHVFSLRVRVSGEDSLTQPNVAQGPALFHQNSSTSLDPLISTNTGANPNSTFSFMRGLLPKYFSSEWSFAQFRLPQSTRLIVAFGSENDVIIVGMNGSFYRCSFDIVHGGDMMQKEYVRFLK; encoded by the exons ATGCTGTCAGGTTCACCGACTCAAGGAATGTTTTCAAATTCAAGGATTGGAAACAGTGAATCTCCCAATAGTGGGGCCTCTTCTTCTTTTACCCAGCCTATTGTAGACATGagtgaaaatgatgaaacaGAATTGCTCTCAATAACATGGAATCAGGACTATCGTTGCTTTGCTGCTGGAACAAATCATGGTTTTCGGATTTATAATTGTAAACCTTGCAAAGAAACTTTCAGACGTGATATGAAAGTTGGTGGTTTTAAAATTGTAGAGATGCTATTTCACTGCAATATTCTAGCACTTGTTGGTGCTGTAACTAATTCACACTACCCACCAAATAAAGTTTTGATATGGGATGATTATCAGAGTAGGAGCATGTGTGAATTCACATTTAGATCTGAAGTTCGAGGAGTGAAATTAAGACGTGATCGAATTGCAGTTGTTCTTGAACACAAGATATATGTTTATAGCTTTACAGATTTGAAGCTTCTTCATGAGATTGAGACTCTGGCAAATCCTAGAGGGCTGTGCTGTCTTTCACACCATTCAAATACATTTGTTTTGGTTTGTCCAGGTTTAAACAAAGGACAGGTTCGAGTTGAACATTTTGGACTGAACGTGACAAAATTAATCAGTGCTCATGATTCTCAAATTGCATGTTTCACTCTGACATTGGACGGACTCCTTCTTGCAACTGCTAGTATAACGGGCACTTTAATTAGAATCTTCAATACAATGGATGGAACTCAATTACAAGAA GTAAGAAGAGGTGCAGATAGAGCTGAAATCAACAGTATAGCCTTTTCTCCAAATGTTCAGTGGTTGGCAGCATCAAGTGACAAAGGCACTGTTCATGTATTCAGCTTGAGAGTAAGAGTGTCTGGGGAGGACAGTTTGACTCAGCCAAATGTTGCTCAAGGTCCTGCACTGTTTCATCAGAATTCTTCTACTTCTTTGGATCCCTTGATTTCAACAAATACTGGCGCCAACCCCAATTCTACGTTTTCTTTCATGAGAG GACTTTTACCAAAATATTTTAGCTCAGAGTGGTCATTTGCACAGTTCCGTTTGCCCCAGAGCACCCGTTTAATTGTGGCTTTTGGATCTGAGAACGATGTCATAATTGTTGGCATGAATGGGAG TTTCTACAGATGCAGCTTTGATATAGTTCATGGGGGAGATATGATGCAGAAGGAGTATGTTCGTTTCCTAAAATAA
- the LOC106779072 gene encoding uncharacterized protein LOC106779072, with the protein MGIIWVEVCLISAHGLQHSTSLWKRQWFAVGWIDINSKYCTKVVDSGSANPVWRTKFAIPVEDSAPNLLDLVLNVEVYSTDPIFFMEKLHGSATVFLREFLVEQVMNSEVSNPKQQGVGSYQLRKKKSSKPRGFIDILICISKEKNEPNPHSGNKDGILLLDNGDSTQFNIEGGVRQAYRRKPQASVHQPEYHVHTNVPEYHSEPFTTTNYYNPYLGEASYHEMGEPSYHETGETSYQEVGEPSYHETTGPSYQLPRTITPPPPPPPSNIGYIPTYLPINDGLSPSYTDMSTARAVPGKRVNAGGAMGLGAGALAAGAVIFGDDFMSGFDVPSDLEMDPPF; encoded by the exons ATGGGGATAATATGGGTGGAGGTTTGCTTGATATCTGCACATGGACTCCAGCATTCAACCTCACTTTGGAAGCGTCAATGGTTTGCTGTTGGGTGGATCGATATTAACAGCAAATATTGCACCAAGGTCGTTGATTCAGGGAGTGCAAATCCTGTATGGAGAACCAAGTTTGCTATTCCAGTTGAGGACTCAGCACCAAATCTCCTGGATTTGGTACTGAACGTGGAAGTTTACAGTACAGACCCCATATTCTTCATGGAAAAGCTTCATGGCTCAGCAACAGTTTTTCTCAGAGAGTTTCTTGTCGAGCAGGTAATGAATTCTGAGGTATCCAATCCCAAGCAGCAGGGAGTTGGAAGCTACCAATTACGAAAGAAGAAATCTAGCAAACCAAGAGGTTTCATcgatattttaatttgtatttctAAGGAAAAGAATGAGCCAAATCCCCACTCAG GAAACAAGGATGGAATTTTGCTCTTAGATAATGGAGATAGTACCCAATTCAACATAGAGGGAGGAGTAAGGCAAGCATACCGTCGGAAACCTCAAGCTTCAGTCCATCAGCCAGAATATCATGTACATACAAACGTCCCAGAGTACCATTCAGAACCATTCACCACCACAAACTATTATAATCCATATCTGGGTGAAGCAAGCTACCATGAGATGGGTGAACCAAGCTACCATGAGACAGGAGAAACGAGTTACCAAGAGGTGGGTGAACCAAGCTACCATGAGACAACTGGACCAAGCTATCAGCTGCCTAGAACAATAACTCCTCCTCCACCGCCCCCACCATCAAATATTGGTTATATTCCTACCTATCTCCCAATAAATGATGGCTTGTCTCCAAGCTACACAGACATGTCAACAGCCAGGGCAGTCCCTGGTAAGAGGGTAAATGCAGGAGGTGCAATGGGGTTAGGTGCTGGAGCACTAGCTGCTGGTGCTGTAATATTTGGTGATGACTTCATGTCAGGATTTGATGTTCCTTCGGACCTAGAAATGGATCCTCCTTTCTGA
- the LOC106779086 gene encoding uncharacterized protein LOC106779086 isoform X2 has protein sequence MRAILFCGELSFLTPSPTLYISHGKNSTFLYTHKHTSSLISPNYATHNKRFVVSASSAPSLSGSGAEYSEQLVDVGAEKKKKMIAGIDQGELVDPKLLADPDSCFYEFNGVHIHHKICDTESQTQSMLQSHTVSHQIKKVGYPMILLHGFGASVFSWKQVMKPLAEVAGSKVLAFDRPAFGLTSRVNLSKHPSSETEDTKPLNAYSMAFSVLATLHFIKLLNAEKVILIGHSAGSLVAVNTYFEAPERIAALILVAPAIFAPLTAPKIVKENQSRNDNQRKEDSSIRKNPILGLYKMLSKITKYIAEAITQMMKWTVDILNSLYRKSLSAILRSSLAIMLVRMAIDKFGTAAVRSAWYDPKQVSEHVLSGYTRPLRTKDWDRALVEYTAAMLLDEEYKTKTPLSKRLHEISCPEEHVRMWKWRPYTMTIKGLLEG, from the exons ATGAGGGCAATACTATTTTGTGGGGAACTGAGTTTTCTTACCCCTTCTCCTACTCTCTATATATCTCATGGCAAAAATTCTACCTTTTTATATACACACAAGCACACTTCTTCTCTAATATCTCCGAACTATGCTACTCACAACAAACGATTCGTTGTTTCTGCTTCTTCAGCTCCATCACTGAGCGGTTCAGGAGCTGAATATTCCG AGCAGTTGGTGGATGTGGgagcagaaaagaaaaagaaaatgattgcAGGCATAGATCAGGGGGAATTGGTGGATCCAAAGCTTTTAGCTGATCCAGACAGTTGTTTTTATGAGTTCAATGGAGTGCATATACACCACAAAATATGTGATACTGAATCCCAAACACAAAGCATGCTCCAGAGTCACACTGTTTCTCATCAAATCAAGAAGGTAGGTTATCCAATGATCCTGTTACATGGGTTTGGAGCTTCAGTTTTTTCATGGAAACAAGTTATGAAGCCTTTGGCAGAGGTTGCTGGTTCAAAAGTTCTTGCTTTTGATAGGCCAGCCTTTGGATTGACATCAAGGGTAAATTTGTCTAAGCATCCTTCTTCAGAAACGGAAGACACAAAACCTCTGAATGCATACTCAATGGCATTTTCCGTGCTTGCTACCCTGCATTTCATTAAATTGCTAAATGCTGAGAAGGTTATTTTAATTGG GCACTCAGCTGGTTCACTTGTAGCAGTTAATACATATTTTGAAGCTCCTGAGCGTATTGCTGCTCTGATACTAGTTGCCCCAGCAATTTTTGCcccacttactgcaccaaaaattgtaaaagaaaatcaatcaaGGAATGATAACCAAAGGAAAGAAGACAGTTCAATCAGAAAAAATCCAATTTTGGGACTTTACAAGATGCTGTCCAAGATTACCAAGTATATTGCAGAGGCAATAACACAAATGATGAAGTGGACCGTAGATATCCTCAACTCGTTGTATAGGAAATCTTTATCAGCTATCCTTCGTTCTTCCCTAGCAATAATGCTG GTAAGAATGGCAATTGATAAGTTTGGTACTGCTGCTGTTCGAAGTGCATGGTATGACCCAAAGCAGGTCTCTGAGCATGTACTTAGTGGTTATACAAGG CCTTTAAGGACTAAGGATTGGGATAGGGCATTGGTGGAATACACTGCAGCAATGCTTCTAGATGAGGAATATAAAACAAAGACACCACTTTCTAAAAGACTTCACGAAATATCATGTCCTG AGGAACACGTAAGAATGTGGAAGTGGAGACCGTATACAATGACAATAAAGGGTTTGCTAGAAGGCTGA
- the LOC106779086 gene encoding uncharacterized protein LOC106779086 isoform X1, with protein MRAILFCGELSFLTPSPTLYISHGKNSTFLYTHKHTSSLISPNYATHNKRFVVSASSAPSLSGSGAEYSEQLVDVGAEKKKKMIAGIDQGELVDPKLLADPDSCFYEFNGVHIHHKICDTESQTQSMLQSHTVSHQIKKVGYPMILLHGFGASVFSWKQVMKPLAEVAGSKVLAFDRPAFGLTSRVNLSKHPSSETEDTKPLNAYSMAFSVLATLHFIKLLNAEKVILIGHSAGSLVAVNTYFEAPERIAALILVAPAIFAPLTAPKIVKENQSRNDNQRKEDSSIRKNPILGLYKMLSKITKYIAEAITQMMKWTVDILNSLYRKSLSAILRSSLAIMLVRMAIDKFGTAAVRSAWYDPKQVSEHVLSGYTRPLRTKDWDRALVEYTAAMLLDEEYKTKTPLSKRLHEISCPVLIVTGDTDRIVPSWNAERLSRVIPGASFKVIKQCGHLPHEEKVEEFISIVENFLRNLVGDSNEQCLQQAI; from the exons ATGAGGGCAATACTATTTTGTGGGGAACTGAGTTTTCTTACCCCTTCTCCTACTCTCTATATATCTCATGGCAAAAATTCTACCTTTTTATATACACACAAGCACACTTCTTCTCTAATATCTCCGAACTATGCTACTCACAACAAACGATTCGTTGTTTCTGCTTCTTCAGCTCCATCACTGAGCGGTTCAGGAGCTGAATATTCCG AGCAGTTGGTGGATGTGGgagcagaaaagaaaaagaaaatgattgcAGGCATAGATCAGGGGGAATTGGTGGATCCAAAGCTTTTAGCTGATCCAGACAGTTGTTTTTATGAGTTCAATGGAGTGCATATACACCACAAAATATGTGATACTGAATCCCAAACACAAAGCATGCTCCAGAGTCACACTGTTTCTCATCAAATCAAGAAGGTAGGTTATCCAATGATCCTGTTACATGGGTTTGGAGCTTCAGTTTTTTCATGGAAACAAGTTATGAAGCCTTTGGCAGAGGTTGCTGGTTCAAAAGTTCTTGCTTTTGATAGGCCAGCCTTTGGATTGACATCAAGGGTAAATTTGTCTAAGCATCCTTCTTCAGAAACGGAAGACACAAAACCTCTGAATGCATACTCAATGGCATTTTCCGTGCTTGCTACCCTGCATTTCATTAAATTGCTAAATGCTGAGAAGGTTATTTTAATTGG GCACTCAGCTGGTTCACTTGTAGCAGTTAATACATATTTTGAAGCTCCTGAGCGTATTGCTGCTCTGATACTAGTTGCCCCAGCAATTTTTGCcccacttactgcaccaaaaattgtaaaagaaaatcaatcaaGGAATGATAACCAAAGGAAAGAAGACAGTTCAATCAGAAAAAATCCAATTTTGGGACTTTACAAGATGCTGTCCAAGATTACCAAGTATATTGCAGAGGCAATAACACAAATGATGAAGTGGACCGTAGATATCCTCAACTCGTTGTATAGGAAATCTTTATCAGCTATCCTTCGTTCTTCCCTAGCAATAATGCTG GTAAGAATGGCAATTGATAAGTTTGGTACTGCTGCTGTTCGAAGTGCATGGTATGACCCAAAGCAGGTCTCTGAGCATGTACTTAGTGGTTATACAAGG CCTTTAAGGACTAAGGATTGGGATAGGGCATTGGTGGAATACACTGCAGCAATGCTTCTAGATGAGGAATATAAAACAAAGACACCACTTTCTAAAAGACTTCACGAAATATCATGTCCTG TTCTGATTGTAACTGGCGATACTGACCGAATAGTCCCTTCGTGGAATGCTGAGAGACTTTCACGAGTCATACCAGGAGCATCATTCAAAGTAATTAAGCAATGTGGCCATCTTCCCCATGAAGAAAAAGTGGAGGAATTCATTTCAATTGTTGAAAACTTCCTAAGAAATTTAGTCGGTGATTCAAACGAACAATGTCTACAACAAGCAATTTGA
- the LOC106779087 gene encoding quinone oxidoreductase-like protein 2 homolog produces MEALLCRKLGDPTVSLEDNDSPIVLSKNHPIPQLDSPTAVRVRIKATSLNFANYLQILGKYQEKPSLPFIPGSDFSGYVDAVGPKVSNFRVGDPVCSFAGLGSFAQFIVVDESQLFRVPQGCDLVAAGALAVAFGTSHVALVHRAQLASGQVLLVLGAAGGVGLAAVQIGKACGAIVIAVARGAEKVQLLKSIGVDHVVDLGNENLTESVRKFLQTRRLKGVDVLYDPVGGKLTKESLRLLKWGANILIIGFASGEVPVIPVNVALVKNWTVHGLYWGSYKIHRPGVLEDSVKELLSWLARGLISIHISHSYPPSEANFAFSAMKDRKVIGKVMIVFDEKHTRSKL; encoded by the exons ATGGAGGCACTATTGTGCAGAAAACTGGGTGATCCAACGGTGAGTTTGGAAGACAACGATAGCCCAATAGTTTTGTCAAAGAATCACCCAATTCCCCAACTCGATTCTCCCACCGCTGTAAGAGTCAGAATCAAAGCCACAAGCTTGAACTTCGCCAATTACTTGCAGATTTTGGGTAAGTATCAAGAGAAACCCTCTTTGCCCTTCATCCCAGGCTCCGATTTTTCCGGCTACGTCGACGCCGTTGGCCCCAAAGTTTCGAACTTCCGAGTCGGGGACCCCGTTTGTTCCTTCGCCGGACTCGGCTCATTCGCTCAGTTCATCGTCGTGGACGAGTCCCAGTT GTTTCGGGTGCCCCAAGGTTGCGATCTTGTTGCTGCTGGAGCACTTGCTGTGGCTTTTGGCACTTCCCATGTAGCACTCGTTCACAGGGCCCAATTGGCCTCTGGTCAA GTGTTGTTGGTTTTGGGTGCAGCTGGAGGTGTGGGCCTTGCTGCTGTGCAAATTGGAAAAGCTTGTGGGGCCATTGTCATTGCTGTGGCTAG GGGAGCTGAAAAGGTGCAACTTTTGAAATCTATTGGTGTTGATCATGTGGTGGACTTGggtaatgaaaatttaacagAGAGTGTGAGGAAGTTCCTCCAGACTAGAAGGCTTAAGGGGGTTGATGTCCTGTATGACCCGGTTGGAGGTAAACTCACTAAAGAATCTTTGCGGCTTCTAAAATGGGGAGCTAACATTCTCATAATTGGGTTTGCAAGTGGTGAAGTTCCCGTCATCCCTGTTAACGTAGCTCTTGTTAAG AATTGGACAGTGCATGGCCTTTACTGGGGTAGCTATAAGATACACCGCCCAGGTGTTCTTGAAGATTCTGTGAAGGAGCTATTGTCTTGGTTGGCAAGAGGCTTGATTTCCATCCATATTTCTCACTCATACCCCCCGTCAGAG GCCAACTTTGCCTTTTCTGCCATGAAAGATAGGAAAGTTATTGGGAAGGTAATGATTGTTTTCGATGAGAAACATACAAGATCTAAGCTGTGA
- the LOC106779071 gene encoding autophagy-related protein 18d isoform X4: MLSGSPTQGMFSNSRIGNSESPNSGASSSFTQPIVDMSENDETELLSITWNQDYRCFAAGTNHGFRIYNCKPCKETFRRDMKVGGFKIVEMLFHCNILALVGAVTNSHYPPNKVLIWDDYQSRSMCEFTFRSEVRGVKLRRDRIAVVLEHKIYVYSFTDLKLLHEIETLANPRGLCCLSHHSNTFVLVCPGLNKGQVRVEHFGLNVTKLISAHDSQIACFTLTLDGLLLATASITGTLIRIFNTMDGTQLQEVRRGADRAEINSIAFSPNVQWLAASSDKGTVHVFSLRVRVSGEDSLTQPNVAQGPALFHQNSSTSLDPLISTNTGANPNSTFSFMRDGRS; the protein is encoded by the exons ATGCTGTCAGGTTCACCGACTCAAGGAATGTTTTCAAATTCAAGGATTGGAAACAGTGAATCTCCCAATAGTGGGGCCTCTTCTTCTTTTACCCAGCCTATTGTAGACATGagtgaaaatgatgaaacaGAATTGCTCTCAATAACATGGAATCAGGACTATCGTTGCTTTGCTGCTGGAACAAATCATGGTTTTCGGATTTATAATTGTAAACCTTGCAAAGAAACTTTCAGACGTGATATGAAAGTTGGTGGTTTTAAAATTGTAGAGATGCTATTTCACTGCAATATTCTAGCACTTGTTGGTGCTGTAACTAATTCACACTACCCACCAAATAAAGTTTTGATATGGGATGATTATCAGAGTAGGAGCATGTGTGAATTCACATTTAGATCTGAAGTTCGAGGAGTGAAATTAAGACGTGATCGAATTGCAGTTGTTCTTGAACACAAGATATATGTTTATAGCTTTACAGATTTGAAGCTTCTTCATGAGATTGAGACTCTGGCAAATCCTAGAGGGCTGTGCTGTCTTTCACACCATTCAAATACATTTGTTTTGGTTTGTCCAGGTTTAAACAAAGGACAGGTTCGAGTTGAACATTTTGGACTGAACGTGACAAAATTAATCAGTGCTCATGATTCTCAAATTGCATGTTTCACTCTGACATTGGACGGACTCCTTCTTGCAACTGCTAGTATAACGGGCACTTTAATTAGAATCTTCAATACAATGGATGGAACTCAATTACAAGAA GTAAGAAGAGGTGCAGATAGAGCTGAAATCAACAGTATAGCCTTTTCTCCAAATGTTCAGTGGTTGGCAGCATCAAGTGACAAAGGCACTGTTCATGTATTCAGCTTGAGAGTAAGAGTGTCTGGGGAGGACAGTTTGACTCAGCCAAATGTTGCTCAAGGTCCTGCACTGTTTCATCAGAATTCTTCTACTTCTTTGGATCCCTTGATTTCAACAAATACTGGCGCCAACCCCAATTCTACGTTTTCTTTCATGAGAG ATGGAAGATCTTGA
- the LOC106779086 gene encoding uncharacterized protein LOC106779086 isoform X3 — translation MIAGIDQGELVDPKLLADPDSCFYEFNGVHIHHKICDTESQTQSMLQSHTVSHQIKKVGYPMILLHGFGASVFSWKQVMKPLAEVAGSKVLAFDRPAFGLTSRVNLSKHPSSETEDTKPLNAYSMAFSVLATLHFIKLLNAEKVILIGHSAGSLVAVNTYFEAPERIAALILVAPAIFAPLTAPKIVKENQSRNDNQRKEDSSIRKNPILGLYKMLSKITKYIAEAITQMMKWTVDILNSLYRKSLSAILRSSLAIMLVRMAIDKFGTAAVRSAWYDPKQVSEHVLSGYTRPLRTKDWDRALVEYTAAMLLDEEYKTKTPLSKRLHEISCPVLIVTGDTDRIVPSWNAERLSRVIPGASFKVIKQCGHLPHEEKVEEFISIVENFLRNLVGDSNEQCLQQAI, via the exons atgattgcAGGCATAGATCAGGGGGAATTGGTGGATCCAAAGCTTTTAGCTGATCCAGACAGTTGTTTTTATGAGTTCAATGGAGTGCATATACACCACAAAATATGTGATACTGAATCCCAAACACAAAGCATGCTCCAGAGTCACACTGTTTCTCATCAAATCAAGAAGGTAGGTTATCCAATGATCCTGTTACATGGGTTTGGAGCTTCAGTTTTTTCATGGAAACAAGTTATGAAGCCTTTGGCAGAGGTTGCTGGTTCAAAAGTTCTTGCTTTTGATAGGCCAGCCTTTGGATTGACATCAAGGGTAAATTTGTCTAAGCATCCTTCTTCAGAAACGGAAGACACAAAACCTCTGAATGCATACTCAATGGCATTTTCCGTGCTTGCTACCCTGCATTTCATTAAATTGCTAAATGCTGAGAAGGTTATTTTAATTGG GCACTCAGCTGGTTCACTTGTAGCAGTTAATACATATTTTGAAGCTCCTGAGCGTATTGCTGCTCTGATACTAGTTGCCCCAGCAATTTTTGCcccacttactgcaccaaaaattgtaaaagaaaatcaatcaaGGAATGATAACCAAAGGAAAGAAGACAGTTCAATCAGAAAAAATCCAATTTTGGGACTTTACAAGATGCTGTCCAAGATTACCAAGTATATTGCAGAGGCAATAACACAAATGATGAAGTGGACCGTAGATATCCTCAACTCGTTGTATAGGAAATCTTTATCAGCTATCCTTCGTTCTTCCCTAGCAATAATGCTG GTAAGAATGGCAATTGATAAGTTTGGTACTGCTGCTGTTCGAAGTGCATGGTATGACCCAAAGCAGGTCTCTGAGCATGTACTTAGTGGTTATACAAGG CCTTTAAGGACTAAGGATTGGGATAGGGCATTGGTGGAATACACTGCAGCAATGCTTCTAGATGAGGAATATAAAACAAAGACACCACTTTCTAAAAGACTTCACGAAATATCATGTCCTG TTCTGATTGTAACTGGCGATACTGACCGAATAGTCCCTTCGTGGAATGCTGAGAGACTTTCACGAGTCATACCAGGAGCATCATTCAAAGTAATTAAGCAATGTGGCCATCTTCCCCATGAAGAAAAAGTGGAGGAATTCATTTCAATTGTTGAAAACTTCCTAAGAAATTTAGTCGGTGATTCAAACGAACAATGTCTACAACAAGCAATTTGA
- the LOC106779071 gene encoding autophagy-related protein 18d isoform X3, producing the protein MLSGSPTQGMFSNSRIGNSESPNSGASSSFTQPIVDMSENDETELLSITWNQDYRCFAAGTNHGFRIYNCKPCKETFRRDMKVGGFKIVEMLFHCNILALVGAVTNSHYPPNKVLIWDDYQSRSMCEFTFRSEVRGVKLRRDRIAVVLEHKIYVYSFTDLKLLHEIETLANPRGLCCLSHHSNTFVLVCPGLNKGQVRVEHFGLNVTKLISAHDSQIACFTLTLDGLLLATASITGTLIRIFNTMDGTQLQEVRRGADRAEINSIAFSPNVQWLAASSDKGTVHVFSLRVRVSGEDSLTQPNVAQGPALFHQNSSTSLDPLISTNTGANPNSTFSFMRVPFAPEHPFNCGFWI; encoded by the exons ATGCTGTCAGGTTCACCGACTCAAGGAATGTTTTCAAATTCAAGGATTGGAAACAGTGAATCTCCCAATAGTGGGGCCTCTTCTTCTTTTACCCAGCCTATTGTAGACATGagtgaaaatgatgaaacaGAATTGCTCTCAATAACATGGAATCAGGACTATCGTTGCTTTGCTGCTGGAACAAATCATGGTTTTCGGATTTATAATTGTAAACCTTGCAAAGAAACTTTCAGACGTGATATGAAAGTTGGTGGTTTTAAAATTGTAGAGATGCTATTTCACTGCAATATTCTAGCACTTGTTGGTGCTGTAACTAATTCACACTACCCACCAAATAAAGTTTTGATATGGGATGATTATCAGAGTAGGAGCATGTGTGAATTCACATTTAGATCTGAAGTTCGAGGAGTGAAATTAAGACGTGATCGAATTGCAGTTGTTCTTGAACACAAGATATATGTTTATAGCTTTACAGATTTGAAGCTTCTTCATGAGATTGAGACTCTGGCAAATCCTAGAGGGCTGTGCTGTCTTTCACACCATTCAAATACATTTGTTTTGGTTTGTCCAGGTTTAAACAAAGGACAGGTTCGAGTTGAACATTTTGGACTGAACGTGACAAAATTAATCAGTGCTCATGATTCTCAAATTGCATGTTTCACTCTGACATTGGACGGACTCCTTCTTGCAACTGCTAGTATAACGGGCACTTTAATTAGAATCTTCAATACAATGGATGGAACTCAATTACAAGAA GTAAGAAGAGGTGCAGATAGAGCTGAAATCAACAGTATAGCCTTTTCTCCAAATGTTCAGTGGTTGGCAGCATCAAGTGACAAAGGCACTGTTCATGTATTCAGCTTGAGAGTAAGAGTGTCTGGGGAGGACAGTTTGACTCAGCCAAATGTTGCTCAAGGTCCTGCACTGTTTCATCAGAATTCTTCTACTTCTTTGGATCCCTTGATTTCAACAAATACTGGCGCCAACCCCAATTCTACGTTTTCTTTCATGAGAG TTCCGTTTGCCCCAGAGCACCCGTTTAATTGTGGCTTTTGGATCTGA
- the LOC106779071 gene encoding autophagy-related protein 18d isoform X1, translating into MLSGSPTQGMFSNSRIGNSESPNSGASSSFTQPIVDMSENDETELLSITWNQDYRCFAAGTNHGFRIYNCKPCKETFRRDMKVGGFKIVEMLFHCNILALVGAVTNSHYPPNKVLIWDDYQSRSMCEFTFRSEVRGVKLRRDRIAVVLEHKIYVYSFTDLKLLHEIETLANPRGLCCLSHHSNTFVLVCPGLNKGQVRVEHFGLNVTKLISAHDSQIACFTLTLDGLLLATASITGTLIRIFNTMDGTQLQEVRRGADRAEINSIAFSPNVQWLAASSDKGTVHVFSLRVRVSGEDSLTQPNVAQGPALFHQNSSTSLDPLISTNTGANPNSTFSFMRGIKGLLPKYFSSEWSFAQFRLPQSTRLIVAFGSENDVIIVGMNGSFYRCSFDIVHGGDMMQKEYVRFLK; encoded by the exons ATGCTGTCAGGTTCACCGACTCAAGGAATGTTTTCAAATTCAAGGATTGGAAACAGTGAATCTCCCAATAGTGGGGCCTCTTCTTCTTTTACCCAGCCTATTGTAGACATGagtgaaaatgatgaaacaGAATTGCTCTCAATAACATGGAATCAGGACTATCGTTGCTTTGCTGCTGGAACAAATCATGGTTTTCGGATTTATAATTGTAAACCTTGCAAAGAAACTTTCAGACGTGATATGAAAGTTGGTGGTTTTAAAATTGTAGAGATGCTATTTCACTGCAATATTCTAGCACTTGTTGGTGCTGTAACTAATTCACACTACCCACCAAATAAAGTTTTGATATGGGATGATTATCAGAGTAGGAGCATGTGTGAATTCACATTTAGATCTGAAGTTCGAGGAGTGAAATTAAGACGTGATCGAATTGCAGTTGTTCTTGAACACAAGATATATGTTTATAGCTTTACAGATTTGAAGCTTCTTCATGAGATTGAGACTCTGGCAAATCCTAGAGGGCTGTGCTGTCTTTCACACCATTCAAATACATTTGTTTTGGTTTGTCCAGGTTTAAACAAAGGACAGGTTCGAGTTGAACATTTTGGACTGAACGTGACAAAATTAATCAGTGCTCATGATTCTCAAATTGCATGTTTCACTCTGACATTGGACGGACTCCTTCTTGCAACTGCTAGTATAACGGGCACTTTAATTAGAATCTTCAATACAATGGATGGAACTCAATTACAAGAA GTAAGAAGAGGTGCAGATAGAGCTGAAATCAACAGTATAGCCTTTTCTCCAAATGTTCAGTGGTTGGCAGCATCAAGTGACAAAGGCACTGTTCATGTATTCAGCTTGAGAGTAAGAGTGTCTGGGGAGGACAGTTTGACTCAGCCAAATGTTGCTCAAGGTCCTGCACTGTTTCATCAGAATTCTTCTACTTCTTTGGATCCCTTGATTTCAACAAATACTGGCGCCAACCCCAATTCTACGTTTTCTTTCATGAGAG GTATCAAAG GACTTTTACCAAAATATTTTAGCTCAGAGTGGTCATTTGCACAGTTCCGTTTGCCCCAGAGCACCCGTTTAATTGTGGCTTTTGGATCTGAGAACGATGTCATAATTGTTGGCATGAATGGGAG TTTCTACAGATGCAGCTTTGATATAGTTCATGGGGGAGATATGATGCAGAAGGAGTATGTTCGTTTCCTAAAATAA